A genomic segment from Acidobacteriota bacterium encodes:
- a CDS encoding sigma-54-dependent Fis family transcriptional regulator, producing the protein MKGRVLIVDDEEGVRSSLAGVLEDEGFEVTSTPSGEECLDILKREDYDVILLDIWLPKMDGLKALEEIKKLDETLQVVMISGHGTIETAVKATKLGAFDFIEKPLSLDKTLLVVKNALKQKKLEEENRRLRETIEKRYKLIGESEAMKRLKMEIAIAAPTNGRVLIVGENGTGKELVARNIHYQSLRREGPFVEVNCAAIPDELIESELFGHKKGAFTGAIENKVGKFKLADGGTLFLDEIGDMSLRTQAKVLRSLEEGKFEPVGETKAITVDVRVIAATNKDLEREIGQGNFRKDLFYRLNVIPIHVPPLRERKEDIPLLADHFITLFSAEYGKKVKRLSLGAISALTEYHWPGNVRELKNIIERLVIMVPEDTIEEKDVQTVLSGKSLAITEPSSSLSHNFSSLREARASFERNFILKKLTETGYNISATARLLGVERSHLHKKMKTLGIKLPPGRRRKDE; encoded by the coding sequence ATGAAGGGAAGGGTGCTTATCGTAGACGACGAGGAAGGGGTTCGCTCATCATTGGCTGGCGTGCTTGAGGACGAGGGATTTGAAGTTACCTCTACCCCATCGGGCGAAGAGTGTCTCGATATACTCAAGCGGGAGGATTACGATGTGATCCTCCTTGACATCTGGCTACCCAAAATGGACGGTCTTAAGGCGCTTGAGGAGATCAAAAAGCTCGATGAGACCCTCCAAGTGGTGATGATATCGGGTCATGGAACGATCGAAACAGCGGTAAAGGCGACCAAGCTCGGCGCCTTCGACTTCATCGAGAAACCCCTCTCGCTGGACAAAACCCTCTTGGTGGTAAAAAACGCCTTAAAGCAGAAGAAGCTCGAGGAGGAGAATCGACGGCTGAGGGAGACGATAGAGAAGAGATATAAACTGATCGGGGAAAGCGAGGCAATGAAAAGATTAAAGATGGAGATAGCGATCGCCGCCCCCACCAATGGCAGGGTGCTCATCGTCGGAGAAAACGGCACGGGTAAGGAGTTGGTGGCGAGAAACATTCACTATCAAAGCCTGCGGAGGGAGGGACCTTTTGTAGAGGTGAACTGCGCTGCCATCCCCGATGAGCTGATAGAGAGCGAGCTCTTCGGCCATAAAAAGGGAGCATTTACTGGCGCTATCGAGAACAAGGTGGGCAAGTTCAAATTGGCGGATGGGGGGACGCTGTTCCTCGATGAGATCGGGGATATGAGCCTAAGAACCCAGGCGAAGGTGCTTCGCTCACTCGAGGAGGGTAAATTCGAGCCAGTCGGGGAAACAAAGGCTATAACCGTCGATGTCCGGGTGATCGCTGCCACTAATAAAGACTTGGAAAGAGAAATAGGGCAAGGTAACTTCCGAAAGGACCTCTTTTATAGGTTGAATGTCATCCCCATCCATGTTCCCCCGCTCAGGGAGAGGAAAGAGGATATCCCTTTATTGGCGGACCATTTCATCACCCTCTTCTCTGCCGAATACGGAAAGAAGGTGAAGAGGTTATCCCTCGGCGCCATCTCTGCTCTCACCGAGTACCATTGGCCAGGAAATGTCCGGGAACTCAAAAACATCATAGAACGGTTGGTAATTATGGTGCCTGAGGATACTATTGAAGAAAAGGATGTGCAAACCGTTCTTTCGGGGAAAAGTTTGGCCATCACCGAGCCGAGTTCCTCCTTATCTCACAATTTCTCCTCCCTTCGTGAGGCACGGGCGAGCTTCGAACGAAACTTCATTTTGAAAAAACTTACAGAAACAGGCTATAATATAAGCGCAACAGCAAGACTTCTTGGAGTAGAACGAAGCCATCTTCATAAGAAGATGAAAACGCTCGGCATAAAATTACCTCCGGGCAGAAGGAGGAAGGATGAGTAA